A region of the Calditrichota bacterium genome:
CCGGAAGAAGCCGTTATTATGGGGAATATTCAAATTCCCAGATCCACATTTTTGGGAGATTCCATTTCGGCTCTTGGATTTCCGGGGGGAGGTGCCGTCGGCTTCGACAAAATCTGGAAAGTGGATGAAAACGGCTATACGGACCACATCACCTCTGCGAATTTTGCCGTTCGAAAAGAGATATTTGAAAAATTCGGTCTGTTTGACGAAAGTTTTCCCTTACCCGGAAGTGAAGACCCGGAGCTTTCGTTTCGCTGGACTCGTTTGGGGGTGCGCATCCGGTATTGCCCGGAGGTGGTCGTTTACCATGTTCCGAGAACCAGTTTTGCTTCTTTTGTTCGCTGGCAGGTCGTTCGCGGAAGAGGAAATTATTATTTCAAGCAAAAAGTGGGCCCGGTGGGCAGTTTTATCAAATTGCGCCTGTGGTCCAGTTGGAATATTGTGAAGAAATACGCGTTTGATGTGAAAATTCCCCTGATTTTGAGCCTGTTGTTTGTGAGTTTTGTTCTTCAGCAATATGGTTTCTATATTGAAAGCAAAAGGAATCCCCGTGCCACTCATTCCTGAAAAGTCGCGTCAAAACATTGATGTT
Encoded here:
- a CDS encoding glycosyltransferase; protein product: MESAQQSKNPKTALSVTVIVPAYNSEKTIEKTLKSLKKQSVPPDEVLVIDDASTDRTPHIAQAYFPLIRLEQNQGPARARNIGIQKARGDIIAFIDADCEATPAWVESIKKRFSQNPEEAVIMGNIQIPRSTFLGDSISALGFPGGGAVGFDKIWKVDENGYTDHITSANFAVRKEIFEKFGLFDESFPLPGSEDPELSFRWTRLGVRIRYCPEVVVYHVPRTSFASFVRWQVVRGRGNYYFKQKVGPVGSFIKLRLWSSWNIVKKYAFDVKIPLILSLLFVSFVLQQYGFYIESKRNPRATHS